Genomic segment of Mercurialis annua linkage group LG6, ddMerAnnu1.2, whole genome shotgun sequence:
CTTGAACCCAACTCAAACCCTAGTCAATTAATCACAATCAAACTTcattaacaacccctaaacaagggggtttagctactaatcacaaacatgctaacaataattaataagcaagaaataagaataaacatagtgtagagattaattaccttgtaataattgaagacccaaagcataaaatagataatgaagaacaagcaagatgaaaagaacaataatcttatattaattaataacttCAATCCACAATAAAGCTTGATAAAACTAAGAACAAAAGGAATGTAAAAAGCTGAGAATAGTGAACTAAGATGGGGGCTACAAAATTCTAATAatagtgcataaccctaaaatGGGAAAGAGGGGATCCTTTTATAGTTTAAggacaaaaagggaataaaaatacactatatgaCAAGTCTAAATGAGGTAGCCAATGAAAATAGATCACAAAATTGTCCACATGTGCTTTTCAGCTTCAAATCATGTATCTTCATTAATGAGCTGTTTCTATCGAAATGAAATGGTTTCTATAGAAACAGGCTTAGCTGAAAAGTCCCCTGGAAGCATTTCTGACATGGTTTCTATCGAAACCAatatgtctcgatcgagacagtcGTTTCTGGGGAGGTTTCTGAGGAGGTTTCGATAGAAACAAGCTCTGACTTGATCACTTCTGCTTCCTCTAGTCTTGATTTCTCCAATTACGCTCCAAATTTCCCGATTCTCGCCAATATGTACTTGAAACACTTCGACATGAAAATGAGCAATAAAACCTCTTTAATGGACACTAATCATGGcataattatatcaaaatagACCCACATAATAGGTGTAATTCTacacctatcaaacctcctcacacttaccctTTGCTCGTCCCGAGCAAGAATTAAATCTCGCTTAGCAAACATGCTACTAACTTGAATCGCTGAAACACAAACCGCATTTAAATTCACAAGTCATAAAGAGATGAATGCTTCCTTCCAAGTATTGCAACCGCTAAAGATACACACTAGTGAAAACTCAATCGCACCATCATAATTTAGATCACTCAATAACTCAATCACATAGAGTCACattatcacttgcgggacatgtcAAATAAGTATAAGTTTTTTCAAAGGCAATTCAAAGCAAATTTGTGCGAAAATTAACCAAAAGGCATGAATCCTCACAAGTTTACACTCCGACGCTCAACGTGTTTAGGGTAgtgcaaaacaaatttaaagctCACAAAGCACGCATaaattcaccataggcttgaCTATAATCCGGGACTCCACCACTTAGTTCGGTAATCGACACAAATCAAATGGACTTAAAATGGGTTGTAATGGGGCTAAGGTGTAGGGTAGGtttaaaaagggtaaaatttggcttaaacaaataacttgatggctaaaaacaatacaaaacacaAAGATCCAACTTGGAATTTACAAGCACAAAACGAACAATTTCTTCATTTCTTGcctctttttattcttttgcattcatttttttttaggcttaattccttaaaaacccccaccttgcatttttttttcgtttataccctgaccttgtaaaaacaccatttgtacccaattttgagtttttatgtttcatctctacccagaAGCATTAAactgtactcttttcatttgaaaaagagtttaaaacaatccttcatttttaacttatatactaattagatattaatgttattaatagtacaaaaatatcattttcttcaaaaaaattaaaaataatcgtaatttttttaatttttttttaattctttttaattttttttaattttttttaattttttttaatttttttaattttttttaattcaaaaacaaataaaaaaaataataatttttttaatttttttattatttataaaattaaaaaaattaattaattatttggatgtatttaattattttttaagtttaagaatttatttgtattttttaaaataaaaaaaagtatgttttaaactcttttccaaatgaaaaaagtacaatttaatgcttttggatagggatgaaacataaaaacccaaaattgggtacatatggtgtttttataagagtagggtataaacgaagaaaaagtacaaggtggagttttttttaaggaattaagccttttttttatatgtattttcttttctttttctcaaccaattttattctttctttgtttgattttctttctttttctataAGGCATTTGTTCgctattctttttctttttcatcaaGTTGTGATCAAATTGtttctaaaaatttaagccaatcaagTTAAATGAGGTGTTTTAAAGAGGTAAATGTTGAAAGGTTTAAATGTGTGAATTTTGGGGTTAAAATCAAGGAAAGGGTTTAGGCTCAAATTTGTGCAACTAATGGAAAATGGGGTAGTCTTTTAAGTGGTTTTAAGAAAAATGTGTAGTCCTAATGCAATTCTCATTTTTGTGCCAAAAACTCAACAATGTGATTTTGAACGGGTACAAGTCAAGTTCTAGGAATTAAATGCACACAAGATTTTCACAACAAAAACATTAGGCTcaaattttcaacaaaaaattgtgtaatgccaaaagtttaatttCCCCACAAGCAAACCAATCATGCCTAAAATCAACTcaacctttaaaaaaattaaaacaacatcTCACGAATCCGCATCAAAGTAACTACTATGCAACCACAATCTCAAACTCAATTGTATTATCATGCAATTAGCATTTCACTATGTGAGCATCATCAACTATTGCTATTTCAAAGAAGTTTCATTTCAATCCATTTATGAGTCGGAATAACAAATATGAAAAGTGTTTCAAACAACAAAAGATCACTAGCAAATTTTTCAACAATATCAAGCTCAAGGCTAAGTGATATAAGGCACCCAACATCAAAACAACACTAAAAACACAAACATAAAGCCTAACTAATCAAACACACCAAAAACATAAAAGATAACAAACATCCTAAACACACATCCTAACAAAAGCTAATCACTAACGAAACAATTTTACTAaccccctcctcacactatttcatgctATGTCCACattgaaatgaaataaataaaaggaaaatTTCATAGGTTAGggattaaaaaacaaatcccgCTAGTCGAAAACCGGGGGGGTCTGGTGACGGCTCGGGTGATGGGTATCGCTCCCCTCCAGAAGCATTGAAGTAACGCCTCAAGTACGCATCCTGGCGATCAAATTTTTCCTTTAGGCGACCCTGCTCATATCTGATTCTTGCCAACCCTTACCTCTGATCATCTCAAATCTCAGTCAACAACTGGTTCTGCACCGCCCAACTCTCTCGGTTTTGCCTCTCTATCTCGTCAAAACGGTGATCGTACCCGGTCCACTGAGTGCTTCTCTTCTCTCCAAAATCAGGCTCGGCTTGTGATGATGAACCAAGTGGTTCCTTCCTTTTTCTGCGCACCGGCAACTTGCTTGGTCTCAAACCCTCCTCTGATATCTCTGCAGGCTCTCCTTCCTCAGCTAGTGCAGCTAACATTGCTGCCTCCGCTCCATGGCGGTTAATCCAACTCGTCCTCGATAGTACGGTATCGCCTCGCCATCTCTCGCTAGTAAACCCAAAGCCAAGTGATCATAATTGATCAATTTAGGAGGCAAGTACTCCATAGCTTCCTGTTCATGCAAATAATAGCCCCCATATGTAGTTGACAGAAATGTAGTCATCCACCCTAAACCAATCCTGTAGTTGTGGCGTGGTATATCTCGCAACAACTGAAACAACCGATACGGCATGTTCAACCTATACGCACTAACATCTGGATGCAACAACGAATTCAGAGCTAACATATCCTCATTGGCAACCTTGCTATACTCGTGCCTACCACAAAAAGTATGCCCATACCATTTCAATGCAACACAAATAGAGATATCTTTAATTGCATTTACCTTGGATACTTTGGCGTCATAATTATCCTCGTCAGACAGAGCTTTCCAAATTGCCAATTCATCCAAGTAATTTGGAGTGCATTTCAAGCCTTCATTTCTCATTCCCGTTCTCCCCGCAAAAGCTTCCACACTAAGGCGATGTTCCACATTCTTCATCCTGTAGATTATGTCCGTGCTTGCCTCATCCGGCGATCGCAATGTTGTAAAGAACTCGTGTACCATCGCTGTATATGTTTTGTGGTCACCACTAGCTAAGTGTACCAAAACCCAAACTTCCAAATGTCGCTTCACATCCCTCTCGATACCCAAATTTTTAAGCGACTCCCAATGGATTTTCCATGGTTGAGCAATGCCACGCACCTTGATTTTTTCATATCTTTCACCCTCCTCTTCGCTTCGTATCTCGAAAGGAGCTTTGTATCGACGAGTGAGGCTCGCCGTAGTTGAATTCCCCGCTCTAGAAGAGGTGGCAGCGGCTGCCCTTGGAACACGTGCTTGGCGAGGTTGTCCAACGGCCGGAAGTGGAGGCAAGTCAGGTTCCGGAGCATTCCTTGCTTCATTGGTGGTGCGGATAGTGCGGTTAGCGGCGTTTTTGCTTCTCACCATCTTGtaatttttggatttaaattttctttttgggTTTTTGATTTCTGATCACTAGGTATTGTAGAGTTTGTGATTTTGGAAGtgggttttgatttttgttgaatttggagTTTATTTGGTGGGATAAAATTTAGGTTGAAATGGTGGTGCTATGAGAAATTTTAAGAGAAGAAAAAGGGGTCTGTCGGGATTTTGTTCTGCAAATAGAGAGGGTGAGTTGGTGAATAAGGTTAAAATTGGAGATGGGTTGCAGAGATTGATCCACGTCAGCTTAATTTGGATTTTCAGAATTATGTTTCGATCGAAACTGGTGATTCTCGTTCGAAATTGTAAGTTTCTATCGAGAAAATCGCCATTTCGATCGAAACAAGCTTAAATGCGAAGGCCACGATTATTTTTGGGCAACAATCGAGTGCACTTTTGAGTTAAAACTGTTTCTTTCGAAACAGACTTTATTTCGATCGAGACTCACAATTCTCGATCGAAATACTTCCTATTTCGAAAGAAACAGGTTTAACTCAAAACCACACTGCTCAATTTTCCTACTTCCTGCACATCGCACAAAATGAACACCCCGGCATCATACGGAAatagtttaataaaatttaaacttaacaaaataaaaaattagagcaAAATGAcacaaaaatcacaaaaaaacaACGAAATgacacaaaataaaacaaatgcaaaaacataaaaataaggtaaaaatttcgaacctctcgggattgcctcccgagtgcgcttgttTAGGGTCAAAAGCTCGACCGTCATCTTGATGAAGCTCACGAAAGGGGGGCGAGATAAGCTTTTTCGCCAATTTGATCAATCAAAGGTCCTAGATAGGGCTTGCAACGGTGTCCGTTGGCcttaaacatttcaccctttttattTTCAAGTTCCAAAGCACCATGATTCGCCACGTTCCGAATCTTGAAAGGTCCACTCCACCGAGATTTCAATTTTACCGGAAACAACCGCAACCTCGAATTGTACAACAACACAAAGGCTCCAACCTCAAAAGACTTTGGTGAGATGTGAGCGTCATTCCATTTCTTTGTTCTCTCTTTATAAAGCTTGGCATTCTCATAAGCATCAAACCGAAATTGATCCAACTCATTGAGTTGCAACAAACGCTTCTCACCCGCAGTCTTGAAGTCataattcaactttttaatcgCCCAATAAGCCTTGTGTTCTAATTCAACCGGGAAGTGACACCCCTTACCATAGACGATCCGATAAGGCGACACACCGAGAGGTGTCTTAAATGCCGTGCGGTAGGCCCATAAGGCATCATCCAACTTGAGAGACCAATCCTTTCGAGTCCCATTCACCGTTTTTTCTAGGATTCGCTTCAACTCGCAATTGGAAACCTCCACTTGGCCACTTGTTTGGGGATGATAGGGGGTAGCAACACGGTGGTATACACGTTGTACTTTTTCATCAAAGCCTCAAATTGCCGGTTTCAAAAATGTGACCCCCCATCACTAATGATAATCCTTGGGGTCCCAAATCGATTCATTAAACGCTTGAGAAACTTCATAACTACCTTGGCGTCGTTTGTAGgtaaagcctccgcttctacccattttgatACGTAATCCACACAAACCAAGATAAAAAGGTTCCCATGAGACATCGGAAATGGCCCCATGAAGTCTATGCCCCACATATCAAAGATCTCTACTTCTTGGATTGAGGTCAATGGCATCTCATCTCGCTTGGAAATGTTCCCTAATCGTTGACATCGATCACAATTCCCCACAAATTCCTTGGCATCTCGAAATAGAGTCGGCCAAAAGAAACCACtctcaagcactctagcggcggtCCTTGATGCCCCATAATGCCCGGCGTAATCCGACTAATGACAATGGCTCAAAATTGGCATCATTTTCTTCGAAGGCACACACCTCCGAATCATCCCATCGCCACATATCTTGAAAAGATACGGCTCATCCcacaaaaaacgtttcacatcactcaaaaatttcttcttttgatggtgTGATAGATCCGGTGGTATGACATTTGAAGATCAGTAATTAGCAATATCCGCATACCAAGGTGTCTCCACTTCCGAGATTACCATCAACATTTCATCCGGGAATTGTTCGTTGATATCAACACCTAATGGAATAGGTTCCGAAACTTCTAACCTCGATACGTGATCCGCCACTACGTTCTCCGTACCTTTCTTGTCTCAGATTTCTGTATCAAACTCTTGCATTAGGAGAATCCATCGAATAATCCTTGGCTTTGCATCTTGCTTAGCAAAAAGATATCTCAAAGAGGCATGATCGGTATAAATGATGGCCTTCGATCCGAGCAAGTATTGCCGAAACTTGTCCAAAGCAAATACTACCGCCAACATCTCCTTCTCGGTAGTGGTATAATTGAGTTGAGCTCCCTCCATAGTCCGACTTGCATAATAAATCACGTGAAATTTCTTGTCCTTCCTTTTACCCAAGACATACCCCAAAGTTTGATCGCTCGCATCACACATGAGCTCAAAGGGCAagctccaatccggagatgatATAATTGGCGCGGTCACAAGAGCTTCCTTTAATTTTCCAAAAGCCTCATGACACTCCTTTGTGAACTCAAATTGGGCATATTTCACTAAGAGACTTGTCAACGGCCTTGCAATAGATGAGAAATCCTTAATGAATTGCCGATAAAAACCCGCATGGCCCAAAAATGCCAGGACTCCCTTCACCGTGATCGGAGCAACCAACTTCTCGATTACTTCCGTCTTAGCTCTATCGACCTCAATACCCTTCTCGGAAATCTTGTGCCCAAGCACAATACCTTCATCAACCATGAAATGGCATTTCTCCCAATTAAGCACCAAATTTGTTTCCTCACACCGCTTCAACTCGCGTTCAAGATTCGCCAAGCACCTATCAAAAGAATcaccaaaaacagaaaagtcATCCATAAATACCTCCAtgatatcttcaatcatatcattGAAGATTTAGGTCATGCATCTctgaaatgtggcgggtgcgttgcatagacCAAAAGGCATTCGTcggtatgcaaaggtaccgtaggggcatgtgaaggtaGTCTTCTCTTGGTCTTCCGGGAGAATTAATATTTGGTTGTATCCGGAGTACCCATCGAGGAAGCAATAAAACTTGTGACCCATAACTTTTTCTAACATTTGGtcgataaatggtagcggaaagtGATCTTTTCGAGTTTCCGTGTTGAGCTttcgataatcgatgcatacccgccaaccggttaccgtccttgtGGATATTTGCTCCCCTTTTTCATTCTCCACCATCGTGATACCTCCCTTTTTAGGTACACATTGAATTGGGCTTACCCACTCACTATCGGAAAAAGGGCAAATAATTCTggcgtcgaggagcttgacgatctctttatgtactacctccttcatattcggatttagtcttcgttgcctttgagttgacttctttgactcgtctTCAAGATGgatcttatgcatcacaatttgtGGACTTATGCCccgaatgtcggagatttgccacccCATTGCTAACACATGCTCCTTCACTACTTGCACAACTTGCTTCTCTTGAGCATCCGCTAACTTAGCGGAAATGATGATCGGGAGGGTTTTGTTTTCTCCAACAAAGGCGTACCGGAGGTGTGGTGGCAATGGCTTCATTTCCACAATTGGTGGCACAACGGATGAGGGAGGAGTAAATCCTTCATTCTTAATCAAATTCTCTTGTTCCGGCTCATCTTCCTCAGAATATTCACTATAGAGCTCATCGGAATAGAAAGTAACCTTTGAAAGTTGAGGAAAAACAGTGTTGGATTTCAGATTGCCTGTTTCTTTCGAAACTTCCTCAGAAACCTCCTCAGAAACACCTGTTTCGATCGAGACAGATTGGTTTCGATAAAAACATGCATTTGTCATTTCTGCACTGCTTGTTTTCTGGTTCACTGTTTCTAAGGGACCAAACTCATTTCGAAAGAAACAGGCTTCTGAGAATTTCTACTGTTCCAAACTCCCTTCTGTGCCCTCATTAAATGTCCCGATGCTCAATCTTAGTTGCTCCTCAACCATTTCATCAACCAATTCTATCCGCATGCATTCTTCCTCCTCGATGGTACTCCTCATGACTTTCTTCATATCAAACTTAACCGTTTCTTCATCGATTCTCAACGTCAATTTCCCACCATGGACATAAATCAAAGCTCTCCCAGTATTCATAAAGGGCCGCCCTAGGATGATTGGGAATTCCTTATCCACCGCATAATCCAAAATGACAAAATCAACTGGGAATATAAACTTATCAACCTTCACAAGAACATCTTCAACAATCCCATACGGCCTCTTCAATGAGTGATCCGCTAgttggagtaccatcgaggtgctCTTCACGGTTTGATCTCCACATAATTCCCTGAAAAGAGTTAGAGGCATAAGATTAATACTAGCACCAAGATCACATAAGCAATTTATAGAACTCATAGTGcctatagtgcaaggtatagaaaaactccctgggtccttcaACTTAGCTAGTAGATCATTCAAAATGATTGAGCTACACACTTCCGAAATGGGAACCGTTGCACCACTATCCCAACTCCTTATGTTGGTGATGATATCCTTCAAGAACTTGGCATATTGCGGCATCTCTCggagtgcatccgccaagctaagattaatttgcaatttcttgaaaatctcaaggaacttatgaaatttttcgttcccttgagctttccttaaccggctttGAAACGGgaccggtggtacaaacggtggaCGAGGCGGTGGTCTCACATATGGTTCTTCAACAGTCACCTCCTCACAAGCACTAGGTGGGTCTTTACTTGAGCTTGCTATGTCAACaaccacttgaggctcatcctcctcaacaacatGCTTCTTACCATTGGCTTTTTCCAAGTTCCGCCCACTCCGAAGCTCTATCACTTTTAGGTGCTCCCTTGGGTTGTTCTCTGTAGTAGAGGGCAATCCCCCTTGCGGTCTACCTTGAAGTGAGAtagccatttgagaaatttgggtTTCCAAATGATGAATAGTGGAAGAttggttcttctccctttgctccattttttccaatttttcaagTACCTTGGcaagcacatttccctcatccgtgtTCTGTGGTTGTTGAAAACCGGGAGGGTGTTGCGGTCTACCACCATAATTGTTCCCATGGTTTGGGTTTCCTTGGTAGGGACCTTGTTGTTGTGGAGGTCTATTGTGACCTTGAAAGTTTGAACCCGCTTGATTAGATTCTTGAGCATTTCCTTGCCCCTCTTGATTCCGCCATCCGAAGTTTGGATAATTCCTCCATCCGGGATTGTAGGTGTTGGAATAAGGATCATTTACTTGCCTTTGACCCCCGACATAGTTTACTTGTTCACTTAAAGCTTGCCCCGTAACTAGGCattctcccccccccccccgaatAGTTGAAATCACCACAAAACTCACACCCGacttgaacataagccaccTAAGCATTTCTAGGCGCAACTTGTTTCTTCAAAGCATCCAATTGTGCTTGGAgtgaagaattttttttccttgATAGCCTCCATCTCTCTAACTTGGTCAAGCGTCATTACCGACTTTTGACTAGCCAGTGCCCTTCTATCCATGGGCCCCCATGTGCTACTAACCATGACCAACTTTTCTACCAACTCAAGAGCCTCTTCatacgtcttttgcatcaaagaccCACCCGAAGCCGCATCAATACTAGCTCTAGTAGTGACATTCGTTGCatcataaaaaatttgaatcacATGCTCCTTGTTAAGCTTATGATGGGGGAGACTTCTTTGTAAGTCCTTAAAACGCTCCCATGCTTCATAGAGCGACTCCCCGTCGAATTTCACAAACTCGAGAATGTCTTTGGTTAGCTTTGTTGTCTTGCCATGTGGAAAGTACTTGTTAAGAAAAGCTTGAGCTAACTCCCGCCAAGTATGGATCGATTCATTGGGTAGAGATTGGAGCCACAAACTAGCTTTATCCCTCAAGGAGAAGGGAAACATCCAAAGCTTGATATGGTCTGCGGTTATCCCATGAATCTTGAACGTGTTAAGAACACCCAAAAACTTGGCTATATGTGCATTTGGATCCTCATGTTTCAACCCATAAAAAGCAGAACGGTTCTCCAAGAGTTGGATAGTActaggcttgatctcaaaagacgccgcttgaaccggcatagCGAAACATCCGAAcgtggcattatccacatccggcaagaagaACTCGCCCAAAGTTTGCCTCGGTTGATTTTGCACTTGCGGTTGCACCCGAGGGCGAACATCCCTTGGTCGCTCTTGTTGCCTTTGTTGATTCACATTCTCAAGTAGAGGAGGGGGTcgatattgttgttccccttcATCCACTAAAGGATTGAATCCTTCTTCTACCTCATAATCATGCCCGTCACCCTCCATAACTAAAGGAATCCGGGCTCTTCTTCTCACGCCTCTTTCGTAACTACCGAGATCCTCTTGGAAAGGTTTTAGTGGAAGATTAGCacgtcgtgtattatgcatacacgaAGGGTAAACTCCTACACAAATAAAGACAAGAGAACCGAGCGTAAATCACGAAAACACGCAAGATGAACaacaaaaagtaaaaacataaaataacgctaactcgaccgaatttcaaaatacttccaatcaattaaacgcaacctagtCCCCGGCAACgacgccaaaaacttgttagaAAATTTTCACTCGCTAACTTGTAGTACTCGACAAGtcgaggtcgaacccacaaggacaaGGGGTTTAAAGTGAACGAACACGGATTTTGAATtccaattcggaaagcaacaaaGCAATTGATTTAGATTAATAACTATGGACTTTAAACACTAATAAACGAAcaattaaatcactaaacaacAATTAATAAACTAATCAAGCGATTGACAAACTAAACGATCAAATATTAACGGGTATAACAAATGAGTAAAAGGCGTTTAGAGGTTGCTAACTAGGTTTGAAAACGTTCCTAGGTAACCGGGGTTGATTTGGTAAATGGTTAGGGTCAAGTCTTTCTAAAATGCccaatccgctctctcgagtccgcaattagaactaagtgtaattaaatttatacaccaaaatctaaatcgctctcccgtaattagatttcgattataCTAATTGAATCCAATCACGAAGCTAACCTATAACCGATTAAGTCCTAAACCActctcgcgtgattaagcccTAATTTAATGATTTGCTAATTCCGGGTAATTaagtgactctcgcctaattaattaacctttaaCCTAagattaggagatcaatctatcctaCGCATTAAGTATACAAATCACTACAAACCTTGAACCCAACTCAAACCCTAGTCAACTAATCACAATCAAACTTCATTAAGAACCTCTAAACAagggggtttagctactaatcacaAACATGCTAACAATAACTAATAAGCAAGAAATAAGAATAAACATGGTGTAGAGATTAATTACCTTATAATAATTGAAGACCCAAAGCATAAAATAGATAATGAAGAACAAGCAAGATGAAAAGAACAATAatcttatattaattaataacttCAATCCACAATAAAGCTTGATAAAACTAAGAACAAAAGGAATGTAAAAAGCTGAGAATAGTGAACTAAGATGGGAGCTACAAAATTCTAATAatagtgcataaccctaaaatGGGAAAGAAGGGATCCTTTTATAGTTTAAggacaaaaagggaataaaaatacactatatgaCAAGTCTAAATGAGGTAGCCAATCAAAATAGATCACAAAATTGTCCACATGTGCCTTTTCAGTTTCAAATCACCTATCTTCATTAATGAGCTGTTTCTATCGAAATGAAATGGTTTCTATAGAAACAGGCTTAGCTGAAAAGTCCCCTGGAAGCATTTCCGACATGGTTTCTATCGAAACCAATATGTCTTGATCGAGACAGTCATTTCTGGGGAGGTTTCGATAGAAACAAGCTCTGACTTTATCACTTCTGCTTCCTCTAGTCTTGATTGCTCCAATTACGCTCCAAATTGCCCGATTCTCGCCAATATGTACCTGAAACACTTTGACATAAAAATGAGCAATAAAACCACTTTAATGGACACTAATCATGGCATAATTACATCAAAATAGACCCACATAATAGGTGTAATTCTACACCTATCACCTAGTGCCGGTCGCgcctcaataatttgggtcatgacaattATGTTTGGCAGATACcaggttaactcggtggaactatctcgggacctgtatctggTGAGTTAACTCGGTTAAACTTTCTCAGGATTCACagcttgggattaagtagtggcatgagttaactcagtcgaactatctcggactatgccacgtggtagtggttaattcggttgaactatctcgggaccgtaccacttcgGTTGATTTGATTTGAGATAACATAAATGGTATAAGTAGTTTGGAGAAAAGTCTAGTCCGTTCACATTACGATTAAGATTAAGGTTTATATCAGATAAATCtttgtttataatatttaaatagtatattttcttattaaatgtttttaagtgcgatgttatatttttataatatcgttagtaaCGTAcatctcactcagcttaagctgacccTATTGTTGTTAAACATTTTTTGGTACTAGAGTTTGACAGGCAAGGCTTCCTGACCTGTTTTTAGGAGTCTTCTTTTTAGGCATGTACAGTGCACAAC
This window contains:
- the LOC126687747 gene encoding uncharacterized protein LOC126687747 translates to MLRWLMFKSGVSFVVISTIRGGGGECLVTGQALSEQVNYVGGQRQVNDPYSNTYNPGWRNYPNFGWRNQEGQGNAQESNQAGSNFQGHNRPPQQQGPYQGNPNHGNNYGGRPQHPPGFQQPQNTDEGNVLAKVLEKLEKMEQREKNQSSTIHHLETQISQMAISLQGRPQGGLPSTTENNPREHLKVIELRSGRNLEKANGKKHVVEEDEPQVVVDIASSSKDPPSACEEVTVEEPYVRPPPRPPLADALREMPQYAKFLKDIITNIRSWDSGATVPISEVCSSIILNDLLAKLKDPGSFSIPCTIGTMSSINCLCDLGASINLMPLTLFRELCGDQTVKSTSMVLQLADHSLKRPYGIVEDVLVKVDKFIFPVDFVILDYAVDKEFPIILGRPFMNTGRALIYVHGGKLTLRIDEETVKFDMKKVMRSTIEEEECMRIELVDEMVEEQLRLSIGTFNEGTEGSLEQ